The Aeromonas jandaei genomic interval GGTGAACGCGCTGGTCTACCAGAGCGCCAATCAGGCGCGGATCTTTGCCAACGTGGTGGATGACCCGAAACGCTCCAGCTTCATCATGCCGTCGATCATCGATCGCTCGCCGCTGATGGTGGCCATCTCCTCCGGCGGCAAGGCGCCGGTGCTGGCCCGCTTGCTGCGAGAAAAACTCGAAGCCCTGCTGCCGCAACATCTGGGGGCCGTGGCAACCTTCGCCGGCAGCCTGCGGGAGCGGGTCAAGGCCCGCTTCGCCACCATGGGCGAGCGGCGTCGCTTCTGGGAGCGGCTGCTCGGGGCGGATCGGCTCGGTCAGGCGCTGGCGCGGGGCGATAGCGCCTCTGCCCACCAGCTGGCCGACAACCTGTTTGCCGATGAAAGTCACTCCCGTGGCGAGGTGGTGCTGGTGGGGGCCGGCCCCGGCGATCCGGGCCTGCTCACCCTGCACGCCCTGCGCCAGATGCAGCAGGCCGACGTGGTGGTCTATGACCGGCTGGTCTCCGACGAGGTGATGGCGCTGGTGCGCCGCGACGCCAAACGCATCTTCGTCGGCAAGCAGGCGGGCAACCACTGCGTGCCGCAGGAGGGGATCAACCAGCTCTTGCTGGAGGAGGCGAAGAAGGGCCAGCGGGTGGTGCGGCTGAAGGGGGGCGACCCCTTCATCTTCGGCCGTGGCGGCGAGGAGCTGGAGACGCTGGTCGGCACTGGCATCGGCTTTCAGGTGGTGCCGGGCATCACCGCGGCCAGCGGCTGCGCCGCCTACGCCGGCATTCCGCTCACTCACCGCGATCACGCCCAGAGCGTCCGTTTCGTCACCGCCCACGGCAAGGGGGGCGCCCGGGATCTCGACTGGCCGCTGCTGGCCAAGGACAAGCAGACGCTGGTGTTCTATATGGGGCTCTCATCCTGCGCCACCATCCGCGAGCAATTGCTGGCCCACGGCAAGGGGGGCGACACCCCGGTGGCGCTGATCGAGCGCGGCACCCAACCCTGCCAGCGGGTCATTCGCGGCACCCTCGATGAGCTGCCCACGCTGGCGGTGGGCATCGAGAGCCCGGCGCTGATCATGGTGGGCTCGGTGGTGACGCTGGCCGACCAGCTCGCCTGGTTTGGTGAGGCACCACAGGCTCAGCGAGCCCTCGCCTGACCATTTGAATCTGTCCGTCACCCGATCCCGGCTGAATAACCCTCTCACCGGGATCGGGCGATGGCCATGGCTGGCAATCTGCGAGCATTGAAACGGGCTGAAGGGAGCAACCCACTCTTCATAAGTTAAAGTTGGGCCATTCAGGGAAAACCCATAAATTAAATTTATACCGAGTCATTTTCACCTCGAAACCGCCCCCCTCCTGCCATTGCGCCTGCGCCAAGCCCTCGCCCGACCTCTGCCGGATAAATCTCTGCACCACTGCGCGCCGTCATAACCTGTTGTTTTAAGTCTGGTATCCTATGGCTATTCGGCCCTATGGCCACCAGCTCAGGAACCTCTTCATGTCTCTTCCCATCAAAAACAGCGCCAAGCAGCGTGCGGAAGACAGATCCCGCATTCTCACCCTGCTGCTGCGCGATGACGCCCTCACCGACAGCCTGCTCGATCCGCAGGCAGTACAGGATGCCGAACAGCGCGACCAGACCAGCGAGCTGACCCGGCTGGTCAACAGCCTGCCCGCCGCCGACGTCGCCGATGCGCTGGAGTCGCTGCCGCCGGATGAGCGCCATGTGTTGTGGGCGCTGGTGAGTGAAGAGAAGCGCGGCCAGACTCTGGTCGAAGCGTCGGAGACGGTGTGGGACAGCCTCATCAGCGGCATGAGCGACAAAGAGCTGCTCGATGCCCTGCGCACCCTCGACATCGACGATCAGATCTATCTGGGCCAATACCTGCCGCGCAACCTGATGGGACGGCTGCTCACCTACATGGCCCCCGCCGACCGGGATCGGGTGCGCGAGGTGATCCGCTACGGCAAGCACACCGTCGGCGCCATGATGGATTTCGAGATCATCACCATCCGCCCCGAGGTAACGCTCGCCACCGTCCAGCGCTATCTGCGCCTGCGCGGCAAGATCCCCGCCAACACCGACAAGCTGTTCGTCATCGACCGGCGCAACCACCTGCTGGGGGAGCTGCCGCTCACCACAGTGCTGCTGCACAAACCGGACACCCGGGTGAATGTAGTGATGGAGCAGGATCCGGTCACCTTCGATCCGGAGGATAACGACGAAGCGGCCGCCCGCACTTTCGAGCGGGATGACCTGCTCTCCGCCGCCGTGGTGGATGGCAAGGGCAAGCTGATGGGCCGCCTCACCGTCGAAGAGGTGGTGGATCTGGTCTATGAAGAGAGCGACACCGACCTGCGCCGGATGGGGGGTATCAGTGAAGAGGAGGATGTGTTCGCGCCCGTCTCCAAGGCGGTCAAGACCCGTTGGGCCTGGCTGGCCATCAACCTCTGCACCGCCTTTGTCGCCTCGCGGGTGATCGGCCTGTTCGAACACACCATCTCCCAGCTGGTGGCGCTGGCGGCCCTGATGCCCATCGTCGCCGGGATCGGCGGCAACACCGGCAACCAGACCATCACCATGATAGTGCGGGCGCTGGCGCTGCAGCACATTCAGGCGGGCAACCTCTCCTTCCTGCTGCTGCGGGAACTCGGGGTGGCGCTGATCAACGGGCTGGTGTGGGGCGGCACCATGGGGGTAGCCACCTTCCTGCTCTATCAGGATGCGGCGCTGGGCGCCGTGATGACGCTTGCCATGGTGCTCAACCTGCTGGTGGCGGCGCTGATGGGGGTCATTATCCCCATGACCATGAACCGGCTCGGCCGCGATCCGGCCGTAGGCGCCAGCGTGATGATCACCGCCATCACCGACACCGGCGGCTTCTTTATCTTCCTCGGGCTGGCCACCCTGTTCCTGCTCTAAACCCGCGCAAGAAAATCCCCTCCTCTCCATATAAAAAAACCCCGGCATGGCCGGGGTGAAAACGGAGAGGAAAACATGTGGAAGTCATTACGGCTGCTTGTCAGCCATCAGTACAAAACCATTCATCTCGGGGAAGCCGATCACCAGAGTCTCTTTGCTGGTTTGCGGGTGCTTTATCACTGTGGAGTAGGCAATCTCACCATTTTTGGCGGCCTTCAGCCCCTTGAGCCACTTATCGGCAATATAGCCAGCACCGACCATCTCTCTGTTGAAGTTGCACTTGGGATCCGCAAATCCGGTAAACGTCAGCGCACTCAGTCCTGCGCTCGCGGTACCTGTGCCCACCAGAGTGCAACCATGGTAGGGGAATTGAATTTCAACGGTCAATGCACCGCTGTTGTTGCTGGTTTTGATATCCCCGACCATAGCGTCGGTCTCGCCTTTATAGTCCGCCTCGCTCCAACGGGCACCATTTTCAATCGAGAGTGAAGCCAGTTTCCGAGTGGAGATCTGGCCACGCCACCCGGCAAAAATTTCGGTATTGTCGCCAAACTTGAGACCGTTGGTGGCAAAGTCAAACGCTCTGAGCTTTTCGGTCTGCCCCTTGAGGTTGACTACCTCCTGCTCCTTGAAGGAGATCAGATGATAATTGCTTTCCGAGCTGCCGGAATGCGTGAGACCTCGCTCGGAGTCACGAATAACCGAAATGGGATAGATGCCATCTTTATCGGCATCTTTACCGGTTTTGCCCAGCCATTGGGAAGCCGTGTCATTCTTTTCCATCTCGGCCCAAACGCCCCAGCGTTGCTCTTTGTTCCGCTCGGGATAGACCAGAGCAAATCCCTCGGCGCCGGCAATCATCTTCAATGGGGCGCCATCTTTGTCCCGACCCAGCAGGTTGGCTTCGTGAACACCAACCTCCGGCAGATCCAGCGGCAGGCGCTTGGCAATACTGTTGGCGGCTTTTTCGCCATCACAGGCAGACAGTGCTGCAGTGCAGGCCAAAGCCAGCAGCGCCTTGTTACACATTCTCATGGTTGTTGTTCCTTGCGATTGCTTTGTAATTAGAAGTGCAATAAATCGGCGCTGAATTTAATTGAGAGGTCACTCGGCAGTCGAATGGAGATCTGTAACCAACCATTACAGACGAGCAAAAAGGCCCCAAAAAAGATCCAGTTACCCCACCCTTTTTAGCGAAACCGCAGCAATACAAGGCGTCACGCATGGCGAGAAAAAATTGGAAAAAACTGCCAAATCAGACCCATAGCTCTATTGATAGGAGCCATCTTAGCCGGGAGTGTTAGCAGGCTCACAGCCCGTCTCTTTGGTCGCCGATAAAATGCCCGGTGCTGGCAATTCCCATAACAAAGAGAACCCTACCCATGAAAACCACTCTCAAATTGAGCGCAGTGGCCGTTATTCTTTTGCTGTCCGGCTGCAACGACAACAACTCTCAGGCTCCCGGTGACGTCAACCTGAGGCTGATAGAGACCTCCGATATCCACTCCAACCTGCTGGGTTATGACTACTACCAGAACAAGCCGGATGCCTCGCTCGGCTTCTCCCGTACTGCAGTGCTGATCCGCAAGGCGCGCGAGGAAAACGCCAACAACCTGCTGATCGATAACGGCGATCTGATTCAGGGCACCCCGCTGGCCGACTACATCCACGACCAGCAGGTCAAACAGCAGTGGCTGAGCAAGCAGACCCACCCCGCCATCAAGGCGCTGAACACTCTGAACTATGATGTCGGCAACCTGGGTAACCACGAATTCAACTTCGGGCTCGATTTCCTCGCCGCGACGCTCAAGGGGGCCAACTACCCCTATATCAACGCCAACGTCTTCGAGGCCGATGCCTTCAGTCGCGATGGCAAGGGCACCATCGACTGGAGCAAGCAGAAGTTCAAACCCTACGTGCTGCTTGATCGTCAGGTGAAGGATGCCAACGGCAACAACCAGACCATCAAGGTTGGTGTACTCGGCCTGACACCGCCCCAGATCACCCAGTGGGACAAGCGCAATCTGGAGGGCAAGGTAGTGGTGGCCGATATGGTCGAGACCGCCGAGCACTATGTACCCGAGATACAGGCCAAAGGCGCCGACATCGTAGTGGTGGTCGCTCACACCGGCATCATTGGCGACCCGCGCGAGCCGCTGATGGAGAACGCCGCTCTGCCGCTGGCCAAGGTGAAGGGGGTCAACGCCCTGCTGCTGGGCCATGCCCACCGCACCTTCCCGGGCGATTACCCCAACATGACCGATGTGGACAACGACAAGGGCACCCTGGCGGGCATACCGGCTGTCATGCCCGGCGTATGGGGCAACCACCTCGGCATCATCGACCTGCATATGACCTGGCAGGATGGTCGCTGGCAGGTCAGCTCCAGCCAGGCACAGCTGCGCAAGATCGACAGCAGCGCCACCAGCGTGGAAGATCAGGCGGTGGTCGATCAGGTCATC includes:
- the cysG gene encoding siroheme synthase CysG, which codes for MDYLPIFCRLDNKPVLLVGGGEVAERKARLLLDAGARLTVVAPKLDPELAELAANGCIEWLAGEFAPAQLAGKWLVVAATDRREVNALVYQSANQARIFANVVDDPKRSSFIMPSIIDRSPLMVAISSGGKAPVLARLLREKLEALLPQHLGAVATFAGSLRERVKARFATMGERRRFWERLLGADRLGQALARGDSASAHQLADNLFADESHSRGEVVLVGAGPGDPGLLTLHALRQMQQADVVVYDRLVSDEVMALVRRDAKRIFVGKQAGNHCVPQEGINQLLLEEAKKGQRVVRLKGGDPFIFGRGGEELETLVGTGIGFQVVPGITAASGCAAYAGIPLTHRDHAQSVRFVTAHGKGGARDLDWPLLAKDKQTLVFYMGLSSCATIREQLLAHGKGGDTPVALIERGTQPCQRVIRGTLDELPTLAVGIESPALIMVGSVVTLADQLAWFGEAPQAQRALA
- the mgtE gene encoding magnesium transporter; the encoded protein is MSLPIKNSAKQRAEDRSRILTLLLRDDALTDSLLDPQAVQDAEQRDQTSELTRLVNSLPAADVADALESLPPDERHVLWALVSEEKRGQTLVEASETVWDSLISGMSDKELLDALRTLDIDDQIYLGQYLPRNLMGRLLTYMAPADRDRVREVIRYGKHTVGAMMDFEIITIRPEVTLATVQRYLRLRGKIPANTDKLFVIDRRNHLLGELPLTTVLLHKPDTRVNVVMEQDPVTFDPEDNDEAAARTFERDDLLSAAVVDGKGKLMGRLTVEEVVDLVYEESDTDLRRMGGISEEEDVFAPVSKAVKTRWAWLAINLCTAFVASRVIGLFEHTISQLVALAALMPIVAGIGGNTGNQTITMIVRALALQHIQAGNLSFLLLRELGVALINGLVWGGTMGVATFLLYQDAALGAVMTLAMVLNLLVAALMGVIIPMTMNRLGRDPAVGASVMITAITDTGGFFIFLGLATLFLL
- a CDS encoding bifunctional 2',3'-cyclic-nucleotide 2'-phosphodiesterase/3'-nucleotidase; its protein translation is MKTTLKLSAVAVILLLSGCNDNNSQAPGDVNLRLIETSDIHSNLLGYDYYQNKPDASLGFSRTAVLIRKAREENANNLLIDNGDLIQGTPLADYIHDQQVKQQWLSKQTHPAIKALNTLNYDVGNLGNHEFNFGLDFLAATLKGANYPYINANVFEADAFSRDGKGTIDWSKQKFKPYVLLDRQVKDANGNNQTIKVGVLGLTPPQITQWDKRNLEGKVVVADMVETAEHYVPEIQAKGADIVVVVAHTGIIGDPREPLMENAALPLAKVKGVNALLLGHAHRTFPGDYPNMTDVDNDKGTLAGIPAVMPGVWGNHLGIIDLHMTWQDGRWQVSSSQAQLRKIDSSATSVEDQAVVDQVITEHEQANQWLDEPLSKITQPIHSFFALVQDDPSIQIVSDAQLWHAKKLQQDGQLKEKWPILSAAAPFRGGRNGPTDFTYVPAGNISLRNVADLYVYPNTLQVVAINGATVKEWLEKSAVQFNKIDPANTATQWLVNEKYRTYNFDVIDGVNYKVDVTKAARYDVDGNKVSDSYRITDLTYQGQPVDPAQMFYVVTNNYRASGGGNFPGINSKVIVHEDPFETREVLSEYLKLLATNNPGGFTPAADNNWQLAPLPGTLDLRIYSSPRSEAQALTGGKLNYVETLPASDPKHPGFGVYKLVP